The genomic stretch TATTATTAATTGAGATTCATTCAGATTAATATAATATTCCACACAACTTGAATATACTAAAACAGTGTTTCCCAATACAATGTGCAAATATTAAGCAATCACTTTATTAAAACAGACCCACCTGTTGAGGTAAATAGTATTtttattagctatttttaAGAAATGAGATCATCAATTTAAGcgatttttaataaatgtattttatttaagttggCTACAGCGAAATTCGGCATCGATGCGCATATGCATGGGTTACGAAAGCGAATGTAAAAGAAGACATTGTTGCAGAGCGGACGGAATAACCCTAAGACCCGGCGCCAGTGcatgagagagagagagatgctGCCGCAACTTCTCTGCATAGATAACGAACGAATTTATTGCACATCTGAGGTAGAGCTTAATGTGCTCCaaagtgtgcatgtgtgcaaTTAACAAATgcagaaataaattataagcaGCTGAGAGACCCGACATCATCAAAGTCAAATTTCCGATTCATGTTCCAATTACATACACCCACATATTACTACAATTAAAGACAACAATATATTAATCCCAAGAGATACAAGCAGGTATCTACGTATGCTGCGAAAACTTTATCGATTTCGCAGAATTTCTAAGTCGAAATGATCGATACGAAAATAGTTTAGTTCCCAACTAacaaaattatacaaatgtaAATTACCGACAAAATAGCCGAACCATCAGAAATGGAATTTTACAGTCCCCTTTCACTAGTTCAGAAAAAAACACTTCCAGTCTCAgagaaaaataatagaaaagaaTAGAATTCAGGATTTTTTATGTCTCGACATAACGTCATTCCCGACAAGCAACGGTTCATATTGTTCATAGTACCTAAGTCTTTACAAAGAATAATAACTATGTCATTCTTGGGACTAGAGCCTCTGATGCCTTCCTCTTTAAGGAcgatttaataattatatgttGTTCCAAATAGCATGTTTATTAAATGCAAGAAATACAACGTACAAGCCCTAAgcatgttaatttttaatgcataaAGTCACATTTTAGGCAGAGACAATGGATTCTTGCCACATGGCCAGTTATATgagtttataaaaaatgcgGACCATACTctaaaagtatataaaatctTTATCAACTCCGTCTATACGGACATTACAGCTTTACCTGCATGGTAGACAGGTATAAAGCTGCAAGGAGAGCTGGACCATCACCAACAAGCATTTTAAGCTGGTTAGAGAAGCCAATAGTGTCATATAGGACTCAAAGACCGACAGCACTACAAAGAGTACGGAAAGCAGATTCAATGAGAATTTTCATTacaagatataattatagatatatgtataatagTGAGCAGGACCACTAATGccaaaaataggaaaaaaatgcACGTGaaaattaaacttccctcacgtgaCCAGACGACTGCACAATCCCACTCTTCCCCTTTCCACCATTCGTCGAAAAACTAACTTCTTGACTCTCTCTGAATTGTATTCTGATAGCCTTTTCTATGAATCTCATAACATTGCGTTTAAAGATACTTCGAGTGAGCTGCATATGCGAGGAGACACCGATGCGGAGGACCGTCGAAAACCACcaaacttttcaaaaacttCCGATGGAAGGGGGAGTtttaaaactccccacaaatcaGGGTGCAGGAGAGCTGCATAGCGAAGATGGCTGGAATGCGAGAGGAGTCAATGGCAGACTCAAAGGCAGTGTGAAATGGTGGTAAATAGTGGATCTTGGCCTCCGGCACAGCGGTGAGACCGTGAACTAACAGTGCCGCGCTGGGCCTGAGACTAGATCAACGGGCACACaggtattatttttataccacAATTAGAGAATTTTTAGCTCTTGTATTCCGATGTACTCTCCGCCTGTCTCTTTGTTAAAAGTTGACACACCATTCGGTGTGTCGTAATAACCGTAAGATTATCACCTTTTCTCGAGTCAACCCAATAACAGGGACTTACACTCTAAGAgggttgatgatcttggtaTTTATCTGGACCCTAAACTTGAATTATCAGACCATACTTcgactattgtcaataaggccaggggttTCCTTGGTTTTATACACAGGAGATCAAAGCAATTTTATGATCCTTACATGACTGAAACATTGTTAATTTCGCTAGTCCGTACGATTTATAAGTATCACCAGTTACTTGCTGGGAAATTTAGCTTTTCATTGTCGTGCGAAAAGTACGATTACACACTGAggtgaaaaaaattaaaaaattactaattattaattaaagaaCATAACGAGCCTACTCCCACGAAATAGTCTGCTCTTTCCTTCGGGATCCACGAAGCTTAGTAGCCGCTTAAGGCAACATCGAGCGAGCGACGACATGCGCATATATTCAGCCAGCTTGGCAAGCCAAAGTTATTCAAAGCGGACAGAAAAGACTAATTTTCTAGTTTGTCCCACAAGAAATGGTTAGAGAGTGAGAAAAAAGAATATCAgcttaaaacaacaaaaacctgGTGGAGCGGACATAGAGAAACTACAACAGACTACAAGAGATaagaaacaaagcaaaataaaatataagaatcTGAACAGACCCGGACGTGGCCTTGtgtttctttatttctttgaACTGTCTTCTTCAAACTTCAGTTATTGACTGACTGGAACTTCACAATTATGCTAGCACAATGCCTACACACAGTGAAGGCACGCGTCCATTATTGCCTCATAAATTCTTATTCACACTAAATTTGTATCGCTctaacaaattgttgaacTGAGGCTGCGCAATTTGTTGAGCTTGTGGATCGTGTGTAAGAGAAAGCACAAGTAGGCAATGGGTACATGAGAATGATGGTTATACATATTTCTATTTCATATTCTTCATAAGTGATGACATAACAATAATGAATCAGTAGTAATGGTACTTAACGACtaacaaaatcaataataatttatagcAAAAGGGGACTATATCCTGGTTAATCTAACAGGATTCCTTTTTTTAAGTGTCCAAACTAGTGACAGAGGGTATTTCTTAAACACTCTAAATAGCCATAGACAGAGAATTCCCAAACACTCATGCTATACCGTATTAAGAAAAACACGCCATATTATTAACTCGTTTACACATTAGCGGTGGAATACCTCATTAAAGTACATCAATACTCTTTTCTAATTGGATTCCACCAACTCATCTGGTATGCTTTTAGCATCTTCGTTCACATTGGACCAATGTATCTCTAGTGTCTCTATCAACGCATTTATTCTCATTGCAATCCACCAATGAATCCCTAGCGTCTCTCTCAACATCTATTATTTCCCACGTATAGTTCTCTGGGAATTTCTTATTTCGGCATACTTCTTATGAACTCAGGAGAGTACTTAAAAGTTCGTTTATTTGCTAtagatttcaaaatatatCGATCTCCTTCTAGTATCTGTGTCACCAGAAATTGACCTTCTAACTTTTGATCCAACGTTGTTTGATGTATTTCCTCATTTTTAAGCAAAACATAATCGactaaatttagtttttttattGTCAAATCGTTCTTTTGCATATAAAAGATTCCTcgtcacattttttttttgccatttttttacATAACTAATATCAACTATGGCCGCCACGCCAGTAGGTATCACAAGGGGATGGTACGCGCCGTAATTGTGACACACTACTGGAAGTGCAACTACACTCTCCATGCGAGGGCGGCTGGAAACAGGCTCTTAGTTATGTCATGTCTCTGCTAAGAGTGCTGGCTAATCGTAGTTGGGCCGGAGCTGGTAActctcaaaaatttccacaccTCCGGGCCGGACTAAGGTGTCATTCGACCCGTGCCGAAAGTCTGCCAGGCTGGTGGCAGGTGTAACAACTAGCCCAGTCGCTAACGGAGAGTCCGGGCAATTGGCTTCCGCCTGGTCTAGTTAGCCTTACCCGGGTACTGCGGATCTCTGCCCGGGTGGACCGTTTATTTCTCCGCAACTCGTGGGTACTATGAACAATAGaccaaaaaacttttaaataccGCAGGCCTTGACTGCGGGAAATGTCGCATGACAATTTGAGGACCGTCTCCTTGACGGAGAGCGGCCTACTTCGGTGACAACACCAAAAAATGCTCCTAATCGGAATGCCAACGGCACAAGCACGCCTAGTTGTGGGAGGGAAGAATCGGGCAGCCACACCGAGTCACTCGAATGTGGTCCAAGCAAGCGGGACGGGCTAAAGCTAAAAAACCCATTACCGCAACTTGGTCAGCCTGGGGCCCGGGATGACCCTAACCGTAAGGGGCTGAGCAGGGCCAGAACGAAGTGGTATCTTCGTTACCTTCAGCAGGGCAAGTCACCCGCAGGAGCTTTGTCTCTGGCCAAGACACCGTAGCCGCTAGAGCAAAAGCCCAACTCTGCTTTGAAGCGGGCAAACTCTACCCTGACGCCTCCGACGGAAACGCCTAAGaggcagaaggtggagaagagcagCCCACTGACTGCTTCCTTCGATGGCCCAAGTACCTCAagggctgcaaaggcaactgaggTACGCAAGCCATCATATGCGGCCGTAACTGGGGCCATAAAAGTTACGGTCGTACCAGAGGGGTACCCCAAAGTCGTCCTCAGCAGTGAGAACCTCTCACAGCTCGAGGACGCACTACTGGAGAAGATAGTCCTGTCCGGTTGGGATTCTCCAATCAAGTTTGGAGGAATCCACTTCAGGGTGGGTCACCTGATAGTGGACTGGGCAACGCAACcactgctgagtggctgcaattAGCCTTGGCATTGATGACAACTCATGCGCCAAGATTATTTCTAGTGACCACAAGCTGAGCTTCAGGTTTGGAGACATCTCAGTTAGTGGTTTAAAGAAGGCCAAAGAGATCAAATCCGGCACAAGACAGGTCGAGACTCCTCGAAATCCACCAGTCTccgcggagaaggagaagcccaATAAGCTCTCCGAATCCAGTGAGGATCtggcggatgatgaggatcTTGATGCGACCATCATCGAGATGGGGAATCAGACCCCGATATCCTCTTAGGAGCTGGGCATGGAACTAGACCTGCTGAGTAAGGAAGAAGCGATACCGGCGGATGGTGATCTGGGTATTGTAGTAGGCCGCTCCTTCTACCCTCTTCCTTTACTCTTAGTCATACATACCTAATTATACATAGTCAATCTAGTCATAagcttatacatacatacaaatattatagAGAAACTTATCGACTGATCGACTCGCCACTCTGCAGAGAGCGCGGCAGTCAGTCGCTGTTGAACCAAGCTAGAGTACAGatcggaaaataaaagagacaATTGTAATAGTTCGGATGTTAACTTCTGTAAACGGCGGCTAAAAACTCAGAAGTGGGATTAATAATCCAAAATGGACGATAAAATCATCCTGAACGACTTTTCGCTGACAACTCTAAAAGATTGGCTACGTATTCTGGGCCAAAATACGGAAAGCACAAAAGCCGAATTAATCGCGAGGCTGCAAGACATCCCAACGGCAGTTCGGGGCGATTGTCCACCGGAGCACCCCCAGAAAAACGCTCCACCAAGAAACGACAATTTTTCTTCACTGGATTTCCAGAATTGTGAAATTAACACCGATCACGTAAGTGTGAAGGCGATGAACAGAAAAGAATCAACCGAAACTGGCGAGGGAGACAAACATGTTCGAGCTACAGCAACTACGCGCAGAGCTAGCAGAAGCGAAGGCAATGCTTAACGGAACACGATCGAGCTTGCAGttccaagaacaacaacaaccagagcAAAGCAAGGCTACAGTTAGTTCCGTTATCCAGACGGCGCAGTTTACGCAGGCTGGCGCCACAAAAGAGAACACAACATTTCACTCGCCGCAGCGATCCAatgagagagcggagagccaTCGTTTTCCAGTTGATGTTCTCGCTCTCGCCAAAGAGACGATAACCGATTACGATGGGAAAATTTGCGCGCGTGCCTGGATAACAGTGGTCAAAAATATCGCACGCACTTTCAACATCGAAGACAACCATTTACGCATCTTACTCATCACTAAACTTAAAGGAAACGCGCAAGTCTGGTTACATGCGCACCCTGCTCGATTGATCGAACCAATTGACAATTTGCTTGATCAATTGTCATTGACTTTTGGCGAGCAATCATCCAAGGCTGAGATCCGGCGAAAATTCGAGAGTCGCAAGTGGAAAACCGAGGAGAATTTCTGCAGTTATTACGATGAGAAGATGGCTCTCTCAAACGGGATAAACATCGACGACGACGAACTACTGGACCAGGTGATAGAGGGCATACCGCTGCAAAATTTCCGTACCCAAGCACGGATTCAATGCTTCTCTACTCCATCGGAGATGCTACGCGCATTTTCGAACATCCGTTTGCCAGCTCGGAGGGAGCCACCTGTACAGCCAACCGACTACAAAGATGCCATACGATGCGCAAACTGTAATTCAAGAGGACACAAAGCTGACATCTGCAAGAAGCCCAAACGTGAACCAGGTTCGTGCTACGCCTGTGGACAATTTGGACACCTGGTGGCACAATGTCCCACAAGGAAGAGCGTTTCAACTAATAATTATGTAAGAtggtttaaaat from Drosophila simulans strain w501 unplaced genomic scaffold, Prin_Dsim_3.1 Segkk87_quiver_pilon, whole genome shotgun sequence encodes the following:
- the LOC120285681 gene encoding uncharacterized protein LOC120285681 isoform X2, which codes for MALSNGINIDDDELLDQVIEGIPLQNFRTQARIQCFSTPSEMLRAFSNIRLPARREPPVQPTDYKDAIRCANCNSRGHKADICKKPKREPGSCYACGQFGHLVAQCPTRKSVSTNNYTRTPWE
- the LOC120285681 gene encoding uncharacterized protein LOC120285681 isoform X3; its protein translation is MALSNGINIDDDELLDQVIEGIPLQNFRTQARIQCFSTPSEMLRAFSNIRLPARREPPVQPTDYKDAIRCANCNSRGHKADICKKPKREPGSCYACGQFGHLVAQCPTRKSVSTNNYNAS
- the LOC120285681 gene encoding uncharacterized protein LOC120285681 isoform X1, with the protein product MALSNGINIDDDELLDQVIEGIPLQNFRTQARIQCFSTPSEMLRAFSNIRLPARREPPVQPTDYKDAIRCANCNSRGHKADICKKPKREPGSCYACGQFGHLVAQCPTRKSVSTNNYRARQSVAVEPS